From the Halomonas sp. MCCC 1A13316 genome, the window GGTGGAGATGTAGGAGACCTGCTCCTCGATCCCGTACTTGTCGATGGCGGCCAAGGTGTCGCCGCCGCCGGCGATGGAGAAGCCGTTGCTCTCGGCGATGGCCTTCGACAGCGCTGCGGTGCCCTTGCCGAACTGATCGATTTCGAACACGCCTACCGGACCGTTCCACAGGATGGTGCCGGCATCCTTGAGCAGGCCGGCGAGCCGCCCGGCGGTGTCGGGGCCGATGTCGAGGATCATCTCTTCGTCGCCCACCTGGTCGACCGGCTTGACCACGGCTTCGGCGGAATCGGAGAACTCGGTGGCCACCACCACGTCGGTGGGCAGCGGGATCTCGACCTTGGCCATTAACTCCTTGGCCTGTTCGACCAGGTCGGCTTCATACAGCGACTTGCCGACTTTGTGGCCTGCCGCGGCAATAAACGTATTGGCGATGCCGCCGCCGACGATCAGCTGGTCGCACTTCTCGGAAAGCGCATTGAGTACGTCGAGCTTGGTCGAGACCTTGGATCCGCCGACGATGGCGACCATCGGTCGCTTGGGCGTGGCCAGAGCCTTCTCCAGGGCATCGAGCTCGGCGGCCAGCAGCGGGCCGGCGCAGGCCTGGGGAGCGAAGCGCGCCACGCCGTGAGTCGAGGCCTGGGCGCGGTGGGCGGTACCGAAGGCATCCATCACGTAGATGTCGCACAGCGCGGCGTACTGCTGCGAGAGGGTCTCGTCATCCTTCTTCTCGCCGACGTTGAAGCGCACGTTCTCGAGCAGCACCACCTCGCCGTCGGCCAGGTCCTGGGCGCTGTCGAGGTAGTCCTCGACCAGGCGTACCGGACGGCCGAGCAGCTCGCCCAGCCGCTCGGCCACCGGGGCCAGCGAGAACTCCTCGGCCGGCTCGCCTTCGGTCGGGCGCCCCAGGTGGCTTATCAGCATCACCTTGGCGCCGGCATCCATGGCCGCCTTGATGGTCGGCAGGCTGGCCCGCAGGCGGGCGTCGCTGGTTACCTTGCCGTGCTTGACGGGTACGTTCAGGTCCTCGCGGATCAGCACGCGCTGACCGCGCAGGTCGAGGTCGGTCATCTTGAGCACGTTCATCGAGCGTCTTCCTTTCCTGGATTGAGGGAAACCGAAGCCGGGGTCATCGGGGCACCGCGGGAAGCGCCGCCATGCGCTGGGCGACGTCGAGCATGCGGTTGGCGAACCCCCACTCGTTGTCGAACCAGCACAGCAGCTTGATCAGGCGATGGCCCGCCACCCGGGTCTGAGTGGCATCAACGATACCCGAGCGGGGGTCATGGTTGAAGTCGACCGAGGCCATGGGCTCCTCGGTGTAGCCGAGCAGGCCGGCCAGACGTCCGGCGCTGGCCTCGCGCAGCAGGGCGTTGACTTCTGCCGCCGTGGTGTCGCGGCGCACGCAGATCGACAGGTCCATGGCCGAGACGTTGATCGTCGGTACGCGCATATGCAGGCATTCGAAGCGTCCGGCCAGGTGCGGCATCAGGCGGTTGATGCCGCGCGCCAGGCTGGTGTCGACGGGCACGATGGAGTGCATCGCCGAGCGCGTCAGGCGCAGGTCGGTCTGGTGATAGGCGTCGATCACCGGCTGGTCGTTCATTGCCGAGTGCACCGTAGTGGTTACGCCATGCTCAATGCCAAGCGCCTCGTCGAGCACCGTCAGTACCGGCACAAGGCAGTTGGTGGTGCACGACGCCGCCGAGACGATGCGATGCTCGGCGACGAGTTCGCCGTCGTTGATACCGCAGACGATGGTGGCGTCGACGTCGCTCTCGGCAGGCTGGGAGAACAGCAGCCGACCGGCGCCGGCGGCGAGATGACGCTCGGCGGTGACGCGATCCTTGAAGCTGCCCGAGCACTCCAGCACCAGGTCGATGCCGAGTTCGCCCCAAGGCAGGCGCGCAGGCTCCGATTCGGTCAGTATCGCAATGGACGCGCCATCGACGACCATCCGGCCCTCGGCCGTCTCCACCTGGCCGGGGAATCGGCCGTGGGTGGTGTCGTAGCGGGTCAGGTAGGCAATGGTGTCGAGGTCCGAAAGCTCATTGATCGCGACCACTTCCAGCGTCGGATTGCCGGCGCGGCTCGACTGGCGTTCCAGCAGCGCGCGCAGCACGCACTGGCCGATACGACCGTAACCGTTGATGGCGATGCGCTGGGCCATGAAGCGGGCTCTCTTGCCGGCGGAAAGCGGCGATTCTAGCGTATTTTCGATACATTTGCCCACGTGGCCTGCGGGCTGACCCGTGCCGGTCGACGCGTAGATTCGGTGTTCAGCGGGTCTTGAAAAACCTTGTGGCGACCCTATAAGAAGGGTACGGCACCGGTGTGGCCATGAGCCATCCGTGCCGCGGTTCGGGTTGACCCGCAACTTCCAAAAGTTGCGGTTGCCGAAGAAGGAGAGACATAGAAGCCGGCGGATCGAGATCAAGGCCGCTTGGAACGAATCCGATTAGTGGAGAGTATGCATCCTTGGTTGGAAGCGCCCTTTGCTTGCGAAAGGGCGCTTCCGTTTGCAAGCAGGGCGTACGCTCGGTACGGTTTTCACTACGCTGGGAATAGCGATTCACGACACCATGGAGAGGAAGACATGACCGACATATCCCAATTGCTGGGTGACGACGCCGAGTATCTGCTCGATCACCGTTGCCGTGGCTTTCCCCGCGAACAGTTGCACTTGCCGGGGCCGGACTTCGTCAGCCGGGTAGTGGCCGACAGCGATCGCAGCCCGGCGGTGATGCGCAGCCTGCAGGCGCTGTTCGGCCACGGCCGGCTGGCGGGCACCGGCTACCTCAGCCTGCTGCCGGTGGACCAGGGCATCGAGCACTCCGCCGGCGCTTCGTTCGCCCCCAACCCGCGCTACTTCGACCCGGCCAACATCGTCGAATTGGCCCTCGAAGGCGGCTGCAACGGCGTGGCCTCGACCCTCGGTGTGCTGTCGTCGGTGGCGCGCCGCTACGCCCATCGCATCCCGATGATGCTCAAGCTCAACCATAACGAGACGCTGAGCTATCCGGCGATGTATGACCAGACCCTGTTCGCCGAGGTGGACCAGGCCCACGACATGGGCTGCGTGGCGGTCGGTGCGACCATCTACTTCGGTTCCCCCGAGAGCCGTCGCCAGATCATGGAGATCAGCGAAGCCTTCGAGCGCGCCCACCAGCTGGGCATGGCCACGGTACTGTGGGCTTACCTGCGTAACCCCGCCTTCAAGCACGAGGGCAAGGACTACCACGTGGCGGCCGACCTCACCGGCCAGGCCAACCATCTGGCTGCCACGATCAAGGCCGACATCGTCAAGCAGAAACTGCCTGAGACCAATGGCGGCTATCAGGACATCGGCTTCGGTCACACCCACGCCAAGGTCTACGGCGAGCTGACCTCGGAGCACCCCATCGACCTGGCTCGTTACCAAGTGGCCTGCTGCTACATGGGCCGCGCCGGGCTGATCAACTCCGGCGGCGGCTCCAAGGGTCATTCGGACCTGGGCGAGGCGGTGCGCACCGCGGTGATCAACAAGCGTGCCGGCGGCATGGGCCTGATCTCGGGGCGCAAGGCGTTCCAGAAGCCCATGGGCGAGGGTGTCGAGCTGCTCCAGGCCATCCAGGACGTTTACCTGGACAAGGGCGTGACAGTGGCCTGAGCCCTTCTCAGAGGCATAGATAGCAAAAGGGCACGACCGCTAGGTCGTGCCCTTTCTCGATACCGCTAACCGAACCTATCAGCCCAGCAGCTCCTGGGCCTGAGCGATGACATTCTCCACGGTGAAGCCGAAGTGCTTGAACAGATCGCCCGCCGGGGCGGATTCACCGAAGGTGGTCATGCCGATTACACGGCCGTCGAGGCCGACGTACTTGTACCAGTAGTCGGCGTGGCCGGCCTCGATAGCGATGCGCTTGGTCACTGCCCTGGGCAGCACGCTCTCGCGGTATTCGGCGTCCTGGCCGTCGAAGCGGTAGGCCGAGGGCATCGAGACCACGCGTACCGCACGGCCCTGGCCTTCCAGCTCGGCGGCGGCGTCCATGGCCAAGCCCACTTCAGAGCCGGTGGCGATCAGGATCAGCTCGGGCGTGCCCTCGCTATCCTTGAGCACATAAGCGCCGCGCTGAATCTCGGCCAGCTGCTGCTTGCTGCGCTCCTGGTGCGGCAGGTTCTGGCGCGAAAGCACCAGCGCCGTGGGGCCGGAGTTGCGCTTGATCGCGGCGTCCCAGGCGGCGGCGGTCTCCACCGCATCGCAGGGGCGCCAGGTGCACAGGTTGGGCGTGCTGCGCAGGTTGGTCAGCTGTTCGATCGGCTGGTGGGTGGGGCCGTCCTCGCCCAGGCCGATGGAGTCATGGGTGAACACGTAGACGGCGCGCTTGCCCATGAGTGCGGCCATGCGCACCGAGTTGCGCATGTACTCCATGAAGATCAGGAAGGTGGCGCCGTAGGGTATGAAGCCGCCATGCAGCACGATGCCGTTCATGATCGCGCCCATGCCGAACTCGCGCACTCCGTAGTGCAGGTAGTTGCCGCCCGGGTTCTCGCGAGAGATCGGCTTGGCACCGCTCCAGAAGGTCAGGTTGGAGGGCGCCAGGTCGGCGCTGCCGCCGAGCAGTTCGGGCAGCTGCGGGCCGAGCTCGTTGAGGCACTGCAACGACGCCTTGCGTGTGGCGATGGTCTCGCCCTTCTGCTGGCTCTTCTCGATGAAGGCCTCGCTGGTGATCTCCGCCGGTAGCTGGCACTGCACTCGACGGTTGAACTCGCGGGCGAGTTCCGGGTGCTCGTCGCGGTAGCGAGCGAAGCGCGCCTGCCAGTCGTCCTGCTGCGACGCGCCGCGCTCGCGCGCATCCCAGCCCTGATAGATCGGCTCGGGCACATGGAACGGTGCGTGCGGCCAGTCGAGCTGCTTGCGTGCGGCGGCCACTTCCTCCTCGCCCAGCGGGGCGCCGTGACACTCCTCCTTGCCCTGCTTGTTGGGGGCGCCAAAGCCGATCACGGTCTTGCAGATGATCAGGCTCGGCTTCTCCTCGTGGCTGCGGGCCAGCTCGATAGCGGCCTTGATCTGCTCGGGGTCGTGGCCGTCGACGTTGGGCACCACGTGCCAACCGTAGGCCTCGAAGCGCTTGGCGGTGTCGTCGGTGAACCAGCCCTCGACCTCGCCGTCGATGGAGATGCCGTTGTCGTCGTAGAACACCGTGAGCTTGCCCAGCCCCAGGGTGCCGGCCAGCGAACTCACCTCGTGGGAGATACCCTCCATCATGCAGCCGTCACCGACGAAGCAGTAGGTGTGATGGTCGACGATAGTGTGGCCGGGACGGTTGAACTGCGCTGCCAGGGTCTTCTCGGCGATGGCCATGCCCACGGCATTGGCCAGGCCTTGGCCCAGCGGACCGGTGGTGGTCTCGACGCCCGGCGCATAGCCGAACTCGGGGTGACCGGCGGTCTTGGAGTGCAACTGACGGAAGTTGCGCAGTTGCTCGAGCTCAAGCTCGTAGCCGGTCAGGTGCAGCAGGGAGTAGAGCAGCATCGAGCCGTGGCCGTTGGACAGCACGAAGCGATCACGGTCGGGCCATTTCGGGTCGTTGGGGTTGTGCTTGAGATAATCGTTCCACAGCACTTCGGCGATATCGGCCATGCCCATCGGGGCGCCGGGATGGCCGGACTTGGCCTTCTGTACGGCATCCATGGACAGGGCGCGAATGGCGTTGGCCAGTTCGAAACGGGATGGCATTGGGTTAACTCCTCGCCTGCGGCAGAATGGGGCAAGTCATCGGTGGCCTGTCGGGCCTCCGGTAGCGTTCTGGCTGGGCGCCGCAGGAAGGTACGGCGCAGTCGAATTCGGCTGCCTATTGTCGCCGACTTGCCGCCAGGCATCAAATGACGGGTGCCTCCATAAGTGGCACCATGTAAACTCAGGCTCCACGCCGCTGTGTGCTCGCCGGGCAGGAAGCCGGGCGCCATGCAGTTCGAGGGCTGTCATTCCGGTTGACGGCGCCGCTGCGCTTTGACGATACACAGAAGGGTCGACACGCATGAGCGAATACTCCCTGTTCACTTCCGAATCCGTGTCCGAGGGCCACCCGGACAAGATCGCCGACCAGATATCCGATGCGGTGCTGGACGCCATCATCGCCCGCGACAAACATGCCCGGGTGGCCTGCGAGACGCTGGTCAAGACCGGTGTGGCCATCGTCGCGGGTGAGATCAGCACCTCTGCCTGGGTCGATTTGGAGGAGCTGGTGCGTCGGGTGATCATCGACATCGGCTACACCTCCTCTGAGGTCGGGTTCGACGGCGAGACCTGCGGTGTGCTCAACCTGATCGGCAAGCAGAGCGTGGATATCGCTCAAGGGGTGGATCGCAGCAAGCCGGAGGACCAGGGCGCGGGTGACCAGGGCCTGATGTTCGGCTATGCCACCAACGAGACCGATTCGTTCATGCCGGCGCCGATCCACTATGCCCACCGCCTGGTCGAGCGTCAGGCCGAGCTGCGCAAGCACGGCCTGCTGCCGTGGCTGCGCCCGGATGCCAAGAGCCAGATCACCTTCCGATACGACGAGGCGGGCATGCCCTGCGGCGTCGAGGCGGTAGTGCTCTCGACCCAGCACGCCCCGGAGATCGACCAGCAGGAGCTGCGGCGCATGGTCAGGCGCGAGATCATCGAAGAGGTGATTCCCGCCGAGTGGCTCACCGAGCAGACCAAGTTTCACATCAATCCTACCGGCAAGTTCGTTATCGGCGGCCCGGTGGGCGACTGCGGCCTCACCGGGCGCAAGATCATCGTCGATACCTACGGCGGCATGGCACGCCATGGTGGTGGCGCCTTCTCCGGCAAGGACCCCTCCAAGGTCGACCGCAGTGCCGCCTACGCCGGGCGCTACGTGGCCAAGAATGTCGTCGCCGCGGGGCTTGCCGATAAGTGCGAGATACAGGTGTCGTATGCCATTGGCGTGGCCGAGCCCACCTCGGTAGCGATCAACACCTTCGGCAGCGGCAAGGTTGACGAGGCGCGTATCATCGAGCTGGTGCGCGAGCACTTCGACCTGCGCCCCTTCGCCATCACCCGCATGCTCGACCTGCTGCACCCGATGTATCAGCTCACTGCCGCCTACGGTCACTTCGGCCGCGAGCCCTTCGAGGCCAGCTACAGCTGGAAGGATACCAGCGGTCAGGAGCATACCGAGACCTTCACCGCCTTCCCGTGGGAGCGCACCGACCGCGCCGCGGCACTGCGTCAGGCCGCCGGCCTGTAGGCCACCCCCCCTCGCTCGCACATTCAGCATCGACTCGCCCTGCGTTGGCGTGTCGGTGCAGTGAGATTGGTAGAGACTATTGTTGCCTCGGTCACAATCCAGCTACCCTTGAAAGGCACAGTGGCTGTCAATCGCACGAAACAGGAGAAAACAGCATGGAACAGCGAAAAATTGCCTTGATCGCATCACTCCTCCTTTCTGGCGCTCTGTTGGCCGGCTGCGGGGAGGACGATGATGCCGCCGATACCGAGATGACCGAAGAGCCAGTCACCGAGCAGGAAGACTCTAGTGATGCTGGCGAAGAGATCGAAGAGGCCGGTGACGACCTGGAGCAGGCCGGCGATGAGCTAGCCGAGGAAGCCGAGCAAGCCGGCGACGAGATTGCCGATGAAACCGCCGAGGCGGCCGATGAAGCCGAGCAGGCAGGCGACGAGGCGATGCAGGAAACTGAGGAAGCCGGCGAGGAAATGGCTCAGGAGAGCGAACAGGCCGGTGACGAAGTGGCTGAGGAAACCGAGGAGGCTCAAGACGAAGCCGCCGAGGAAACCGAGCAAGCGGCCGATGAAATCGAAGAGGCTGGCGACGAGATGGCCGACGAGGAGACCAATTCCTAACCTCGTCCAAGAACCAGCGAGAGAGGCGGCCTCCGGGCCGCCTCTTTTTTATTTCTCGCTGTCCTCCCGCTCCGCTGAAACGCCTGGATTGAAAAAACTCCCACGCTGTAGTGAACTCTCAGAGGTCGACTCCGCGCGAGTCGGTTCCTGTTGCTGCTGTCCGAGGGGCGCTGCAGTGCAAGGGTCCCATGACTCGTTGCGCGAGGCTCGGACAGGGACATCGCAGATGCAACGGCGCCCATTCCCCAGAATGGAGTATGACGATGACAGCCATGGCAAGTGCCAGAGCCGCCACGCAGGACTACAAGGTCGCCGATATTTCCCTGGCCGACTGGGGGCGGCGGGAGATCCGCATCGCCGAGACCGAGATGCCGGCATTGATGAAGAT encodes:
- a CDS encoding phosphoglycerate kinase; translation: MNVLKMTDLDLRGQRVLIREDLNVPVKHGKVTSDARLRASLPTIKAAMDAGAKVMLISHLGRPTEGEPAEEFSLAPVAERLGELLGRPVRLVEDYLDSAQDLADGEVVLLENVRFNVGEKKDDETLSQQYAALCDIYVMDAFGTAHRAQASTHGVARFAPQACAGPLLAAELDALEKALATPKRPMVAIVGGSKVSTKLDVLNALSEKCDQLIVGGGIANTFIAAAGHKVGKSLYEADLVEQAKELMAKVEIPLPTDVVVATEFSDSAEAVVKPVDQVGDEEMILDIGPDTAGRLAGLLKDAGTILWNGPVGVFEIDQFGKGTAALSKAIAESNGFSIAGGGDTLAAIDKYGIEEQVSYISTGGGAFLEYVEGKTLPAVKALEDAAAR
- a CDS encoding type I glyceraldehyde-3-phosphate dehydrogenase, whose translation is MAQRIAINGYGRIGQCVLRALLERQSSRAGNPTLEVVAINELSDLDTIAYLTRYDTTHGRFPGQVETAEGRMVVDGASIAILTESEPARLPWGELGIDLVLECSGSFKDRVTAERHLAAGAGRLLFSQPAESDVDATIVCGINDGELVAEHRIVSAASCTTNCLVPVLTVLDEALGIEHGVTTTVHSAMNDQPVIDAYHQTDLRLTRSAMHSIVPVDTSLARGINRLMPHLAGRFECLHMRVPTINVSAMDLSICVRRDTTAAEVNALLREASAGRLAGLLGYTEEPMASVDFNHDPRSGIVDATQTRVAGHRLIKLLCWFDNEWGFANRMLDVAQRMAALPAVPR
- a CDS encoding class I fructose-bisphosphate aldolase, with protein sequence MTDISQLLGDDAEYLLDHRCRGFPREQLHLPGPDFVSRVVADSDRSPAVMRSLQALFGHGRLAGTGYLSLLPVDQGIEHSAGASFAPNPRYFDPANIVELALEGGCNGVASTLGVLSSVARRYAHRIPMMLKLNHNETLSYPAMYDQTLFAEVDQAHDMGCVAVGATIYFGSPESRRQIMEISEAFERAHQLGMATVLWAYLRNPAFKHEGKDYHVAADLTGQANHLAATIKADIVKQKLPETNGGYQDIGFGHTHAKVYGELTSEHPIDLARYQVACCYMGRAGLINSGGGSKGHSDLGEAVRTAVINKRAGGMGLISGRKAFQKPMGEGVELLQAIQDVYLDKGVTVA
- the tkt gene encoding transketolase — protein: MPSRFELANAIRALSMDAVQKAKSGHPGAPMGMADIAEVLWNDYLKHNPNDPKWPDRDRFVLSNGHGSMLLYSLLHLTGYELELEQLRNFRQLHSKTAGHPEFGYAPGVETTTGPLGQGLANAVGMAIAEKTLAAQFNRPGHTIVDHHTYCFVGDGCMMEGISHEVSSLAGTLGLGKLTVFYDDNGISIDGEVEGWFTDDTAKRFEAYGWHVVPNVDGHDPEQIKAAIELARSHEEKPSLIICKTVIGFGAPNKQGKEECHGAPLGEEEVAAARKQLDWPHAPFHVPEPIYQGWDARERGASQQDDWQARFARYRDEHPELAREFNRRVQCQLPAEITSEAFIEKSQQKGETIATRKASLQCLNELGPQLPELLGGSADLAPSNLTFWSGAKPISRENPGGNYLHYGVREFGMGAIMNGIVLHGGFIPYGATFLIFMEYMRNSVRMAALMGKRAVYVFTHDSIGLGEDGPTHQPIEQLTNLRSTPNLCTWRPCDAVETAAAWDAAIKRNSGPTALVLSRQNLPHQERSKQQLAEIQRGAYVLKDSEGTPELILIATGSEVGLAMDAAAELEGQGRAVRVVSMPSAYRFDGQDAEYRESVLPRAVTKRIAIEAGHADYWYKYVGLDGRVIGMTTFGESAPAGDLFKHFGFTVENVIAQAQELLG
- the metK gene encoding methionine adenosyltransferase, with protein sequence MSEYSLFTSESVSEGHPDKIADQISDAVLDAIIARDKHARVACETLVKTGVAIVAGEISTSAWVDLEELVRRVIIDIGYTSSEVGFDGETCGVLNLIGKQSVDIAQGVDRSKPEDQGAGDQGLMFGYATNETDSFMPAPIHYAHRLVERQAELRKHGLLPWLRPDAKSQITFRYDEAGMPCGVEAVVLSTQHAPEIDQQELRRMVRREIIEEVIPAEWLTEQTKFHINPTGKFVIGGPVGDCGLTGRKIIVDTYGGMARHGGGAFSGKDPSKVDRSAAYAGRYVAKNVVAAGLADKCEIQVSYAIGVAEPTSVAINTFGSGKVDEARIIELVREHFDLRPFAITRMLDLLHPMYQLTAAYGHFGREPFEASYSWKDTSGQEHTETFTAFPWERTDRAAALRQAAGL